A single region of the Rhipicephalus microplus isolate Deutch F79 chromosome 10, USDA_Rmic, whole genome shotgun sequence genome encodes:
- the LOC142774691 gene encoding uncharacterized protein LOC142774691, with amino-acid sequence MNLSDDATFFLLRLVEQFPALWDMTLAEYADTTVKESIWERIAKEMNEEWPAYGPYDAKALRRFFDNKRRTYRLEKKKVESTKSGMPSSDVYKGRWRFYNSLRFLDASKVTCWRSVSTDACQAAAETMKVRPDIDDPSQTSDDAAAATDDQNITVDDPIAGKALSAMSRQGTQKKRRRSPHRLDEILAQRQTVLEKIAASVGQPASTTQQEDDIDYFGKVVAAHMREVPKDKLIPCQKAILSALEIYINKSE; translated from the exons ATGAACTTGAGCGACGACGCAACTTTTTTTCTGCTGCGCCTTGTTGAGCAGTTCCCCGCATTGTGGGATATGACACTCGCCGAGTACGCGGACACAACAGTGAAGGAGAGTATATGGGAACGCATAGCGAAGGAAATGAACGAGGAGTGGCCTGCGTACGGGCCGTACGATGCCA aagccCTTCGGCGCTTCTTTGACAATAAGAGACGCACATACCGGttggagaagaagaaagtagaaTCCACAAAGAGTGGAATGCCAAGCTCGGACGTTTATAAAGGTCGCTGGCGCTTTTATAATTCACTCAGGTTTTTGGATGCTTCAAAAGTGACCTGTTGGCGTTCTGTGAGCACTGATGCATGCCAAGCTGCGGCGGAGACCATGAAG GTACGACCAGACATTGATGATCCTTCACAAACCTCAGACGATGCAGCTGCAGCGACTGACGACCAAAACATTACCGTGGACGACCCAATTGCGGGCAAGGCACTCTCTGCAATGTCCCGCCAAGGAACACAGAAGAAAAGGCGCCGATCTCCCCATCGTTTAGATGAAATATTGGCCCAACGGCAAACTGTGTTGGAAAAAATAGCTGCAAGCGTAGGCCAACCAGCGAGTACCACACAGCAGGAAGATGATATCGACTATTTTGGTAAAGTTGTTGCTGCACACATGCGCGAGGTTCCGAAGGATAAGCTGATCCCATGCCAGAAGGCTATCTTAAGCGCACTTGAAATCTACATCAACAAAAGCGAGTAA
- the LOC119181801 gene encoding uncharacterized protein LOC119181801 translates to MGQGGSQVGTPSELQGLSESDKGAIREAWHAFCNTHPDPGAVLFSALLDRHPEYLRAFCECTFPGTHCSAMAKLLSDVVETLDEPALLAVVVRTNALEHATRDVLPLHFESLWQLVETHVGRGATGTAAAGASWEKLLEAMQEITLNVYENLGVDVSAPTASTLSSVDESPIQSTRATPRQQVAGTTSNMSGSKAGALEVVGPKPSVRKSGSLKPCTPMTGSAAATRNPEPSTPAVAVSPKPSDPKVSIPNATTSKPSSPTTNIALESCGTDRNGSSVNGAVDKTKDTGSEPSRMERKSKGNK, encoded by the exons ATGGGCCAGGGCGGTAGCCAAGTCGGTACACCGAGCGAGCTGCAGGGTTTGTCGGAGAGCGACAAAGGAGCTATTCGTGAAGCCTGGCATGCGTTCTGCAACACCCACCCGGATCCCGGCGCCGTCCTTTTCTCTGCGCTCCTGGACAGGCACCCAGAGTACCTGCGTGCCTTCTGTGAATGTACCTTTCCAGG GACGCACTGTTCGGCGATGGCCAAGCTGCTGAGCGACGTGGTCGAGACGCTGGACGAACCCGCGCTGCTCGCGGTCGTGGTGCGGACCAACGCGCTCGAGCACGCCACCCGCGACGTGCTGCCGCTGCATTTCGAGTCCCTGTGGCAACTGGTCGAAACACACGTGGGCCGCGGCGCTACTGGGACGGCCGCTGCCGGCGCGTCCTGGGAGAAGCTTCTCGAA GCAATGCAAGAGATCACCCTGAACGTCTACGAGAATCTCGGCGTCGACGTCAGCGCACCTACCGCATCGACGCTAAGCAGCGTCGACGAAAGCCCTATTCAAAGCACGCGAGCAACACCACGCCAGCAGGTGGCAGGTACAACGTCGAACATGAGTGGTTCCAAAGCGGGTGCCCTTGAAGTGGTCGGTCCGAAACCGAGCGTCCGAAAATCCGGTAGCTTAAAACCATGCACACCAATGACCGGCAGTGCTGCAGCGACAAGGAACCCAGAACCGAGTACCCCTGCAGTGGCCGTCAGCCCGAAACCAAGTGACCCAAAGGTGAGCATCCCAAATGCTACCACCTCGAAGCCAAGTAGCCCTACAACCAATATCGCACTCGAATCATGTGGCACTGACCGCAATGGGAGCAGTGTTAACGGTGCTGTTGACAAGACCAAAGATACTGGATCTGAACCAAGCAGAATGGAACGCAAATCCAAGGGAAACAAGTGA